A portion of the Citrobacter rodentium NBRC 105723 = DSM 16636 genome contains these proteins:
- a CDS encoding autotransporter outer membrane beta-barrel domain-containing protein, with translation MSRQVSEYFLIMKPVTSFYLFKPSKIALLLSSILSAASLPVYAEGERIVIDSRTPVAERTLTIADGAAMEYIGVSASDASVTVNGKIDMVSPEGNTGASVYVSSGLLDFGKGSTIGYQTLSSSVADALRVYGGTFKAEDLSITQTGVPTIGISADNSGNVVLTGDTRIDMTITDPVTVSSSIMASAITSYRDSTIALDNLTVNYADSKTPGDVGTTTVEALEFRGLSTKVTGDINVDLQSTSAIYLEGMNVGSNGDFEGDTNIRINTATASNGVKGLVLEDHYVTTARPGRENKINFNDVNIDVTNNEDAYTFALNTGLSFLGEVSDLTMNNLNIKVAAPGDTSVIGALFHGSEESSVRINNVDISLTGGESTNMYGLQGVSAEDIVLNTLNVQTQGGDRVELLRSTNARILGDVTLGSQQGLASAKGNLLAIYGSVDISNNNKFMAWGDIHSESGHVVNIKTGDNSYLYGSTKRVSDGVIDLAFNGSSSRWDMTNSSSVTNLTLNDATLNFAPAMASSRNLTRETTPFKTLTVGGDYAGNNGTIIMRTQLGDDSSQTDRMIVNGNTSGTTNVTVVNAGGAGGLTTDGIELISVAGNSDGEFRQSGRIVAGAYDYTLARGEGQNEKNWYLTSGLTPEPQPEPVDPVDPVDPVDPVDPVDPVDPSEPQPDPASPVDPTEPVIPQAPTKPEPQKPSPAPRENAVRPEAGLYGMNLQAANTMFNTRLHDRLGETHYIDALTGEQAVTSLWLRNVGGHTRQQDGSGQLDMQANRYVMQLGGDIAQWSSDNTDRFHLGLMAGYANQKARAENQRNGNRADSRISGYSVGLYGTWLQDNATQEGAYVDTWAQYSWFDNTVSGRGVESEEYDSKGFTASVESGYTWKLADINERNALYIQPKAQVTWMGVKADEHREANGTRVTGHGDGNVQTRVGVRLFGKGHNRLDDGKGRTFQPFVEANWIHNSKEFGTALNGENVTLDGTRNIGELKAGVEGQLTKNVSLWGNVGQQVGDKGYSDTSAMIGIKASF, from the coding sequence ATGTCTCGTCAGGTATCGGAGTACTTTTTAATTATGAAACCTGTGACGTCTTTTTATTTATTTAAACCCAGTAAAATCGCCTTATTATTGAGTTCGATTTTATCTGCCGCCTCGCTTCCGGTTTACGCCGAAGGCGAACGCATCGTTATCGATAGCCGCACGCCTGTGGCTGAACGCACGCTAACTATTGCCGATGGCGCCGCCATGGAATATATCGGCGTATCGGCAAGTGACGCCAGCGTTACGGTTAACGGTAAAATTGATATGGTCAGCCCGGAAGGCAACACCGGCGCCAGCGTGTATGTCAGCAGCGGTCTGCTGGATTTCGGTAAAGGCTCCACTATTGGCTATCAGACGCTCTCCAGCTCCGTCGCCGATGCGTTGCGGGTCTATGGCGGCACTTTTAAAGCCGAAGATCTCTCTATCACCCAGACCGGCGTCCCGACAATTGGCATTTCTGCCGACAACAGCGGGAATGTGGTCCTCACGGGCGACACCCGTATTGATATGACGATTACCGACCCGGTGACGGTATCGTCAAGCATTATGGCCTCCGCCATCACTTCATATCGGGATTCAACCATCGCGCTGGATAACCTGACCGTCAACTATGCTGACAGCAAAACTCCCGGCGACGTGGGCACCACGACCGTTGAGGCGCTGGAGTTCCGCGGCCTGAGCACGAAGGTAACCGGCGATATTAACGTCGATTTGCAGTCCACTTCCGCGATCTATCTGGAAGGGATGAACGTGGGCAGCAATGGTGATTTTGAAGGAGACACCAATATCCGTATTAACACCGCCACCGCGAGCAATGGGGTGAAAGGGCTGGTGCTTGAAGACCACTATGTGACCACGGCCAGACCCGGCAGAGAAAATAAGATCAACTTTAACGACGTGAATATCGACGTCACTAATAACGAAGACGCCTATACGTTTGCTTTAAACACCGGGCTCTCTTTCCTCGGCGAAGTCTCTGATTTGACGATGAATAATCTCAATATCAAGGTAGCGGCGCCCGGAGACACCAGCGTTATTGGCGCACTGTTTCACGGTAGCGAAGAGTCCAGCGTCAGGATTAACAATGTAGACATTTCGCTTACCGGCGGCGAAAGCACCAATATGTACGGCCTGCAGGGCGTGAGCGCGGAAGACATTGTGCTCAACACGCTGAACGTACAGACGCAGGGCGGCGACCGGGTGGAACTGTTACGCAGCACCAACGCGCGCATTCTCGGCGACGTTACGCTGGGCAGCCAGCAGGGGCTGGCGAGCGCGAAAGGTAATCTGCTCGCCATTTACGGTTCTGTCGATATCAGCAACAACAATAAGTTTATGGCGTGGGGCGATATTCACTCCGAAAGCGGGCATGTCGTCAACATTAAAACCGGCGACAACTCGTATCTCTACGGCAGCACGAAGAGAGTCTCTGACGGGGTGATCGATCTGGCCTTTAACGGCAGCAGCAGCCGCTGGGATATGACCAATTCTTCCAGCGTCACTAACCTGACGCTGAATGACGCGACGCTGAATTTTGCCCCGGCTATGGCGAGCAGCCGTAATCTGACCCGCGAGACGACGCCTTTTAAAACCCTGACGGTAGGCGGCGATTACGCGGGTAACAACGGCACTATCATCATGCGCACGCAGCTGGGTGATGACAGTTCTCAGACGGACCGGATGATCGTCAACGGCAACACCTCCGGTACCACCAATGTGACGGTAGTGAACGCGGGTGGCGCGGGCGGTCTGACCACCGACGGTATCGAACTGATCAGCGTGGCGGGAAATTCTGACGGCGAGTTCAGACAGAGCGGACGTATCGTGGCGGGGGCGTATGACTACACCCTGGCGCGTGGCGAAGGCCAGAATGAGAAAAACTGGTATCTGACCAGCGGCCTGACGCCGGAGCCGCAGCCGGAACCGGTAGACCCTGTGGACCCTGTAGATCCCGTTGACCCGGTTGACCCGGTTGATCCGGTTGACCCGAGCGAACCGCAGCCGGACCCGGCAAGCCCTGTCGACCCGACAGAGCCGGTTATCCCGCAGGCGCCGACTAAGCCTGAACCGCAGAAACCTTCTCCGGCCCCGCGTGAAAACGCGGTACGTCCGGAAGCCGGTCTGTACGGTATGAACCTGCAGGCGGCAAACACGATGTTCAACACCCGTCTGCACGACCGCCTGGGCGAAACCCATTACATCGATGCGCTGACCGGTGAGCAGGCGGTGACCAGCCTGTGGCTGCGTAACGTCGGCGGTCATACCCGTCAGCAGGACGGCAGCGGCCAGCTGGATATGCAGGCCAACCGCTATGTAATGCAGCTTGGCGGCGATATCGCGCAGTGGTCTTCAGACAACACCGACCGCTTCCACCTCGGTCTGATGGCAGGCTACGCCAACCAGAAAGCGCGGGCGGAAAACCAGCGTAACGGTAACCGCGCCGACAGCCGCATCAGCGGTTACAGCGTCGGTCTGTACGGCACCTGGCTGCAGGACAACGCCACCCAGGAAGGCGCGTATGTTGACACATGGGCGCAGTACAGCTGGTTTGACAACACTGTTTCCGGCCGCGGCGTGGAATCCGAAGAGTACGACTCGAAGGGCTTCACCGCGTCGGTGGAATCGGGCTACACCTGGAAACTGGCGGACATCAACGAGCGTAACGCGCTTTACATCCAGCCGAAAGCGCAGGTTACCTGGATGGGTGTGAAGGCGGACGAACATCGCGAAGCCAACGGCACCCGCGTGACAGGCCACGGCGACGGCAACGTGCAGACCCGCGTCGGCGTGCGTCTGTTCGGCAAGGGCCATAACAGGCTGGACGACGGTAAAGGCCGCACCTTCCAGCCGTTTGTTGAAGCCAACTGGATCCACAACAGCAAGGAGTTCGGCACCGCGCTGAACGGTGAGAACGTGACGCTGGACGGCACCCGCAATATCGGCGAACTGAAGGCTGGTGTTGAAGGCCAGCTGACGAAGAACGTCTCCCTGTGGGGCAACGTTGGTCAGCAGGTTGGTGACAAGGGTTACAGCGACACCTCTGCCATGATCGGTATTAAAGCGTCGTTTTAA
- a CDS encoding DUF2474 domain-containing protein, producing the protein MAKIRKWSHRVAWLIAIWCASVLLLAVVGALFRLLMTSAGLRA; encoded by the coding sequence ATGGCGAAAATCAGGAAATGGTCGCATCGCGTGGCGTGGCTGATTGCTATCTGGTGCGCCAGCGTCCTGCTGCTGGCGGTGGTCGGCGCGCTGTTCAGGCTGCTGATGACTTCAGCGGGCTTGCGCGCCTGA
- the cydB gene encoding cytochrome d ubiquinol oxidase subunit II encodes MTLDLSVIWFAIIVFATLMYIVMDGFDLGIGILFPFIRDKHDRDVMVNSVAPVWDGNETWLVMGGAGLFGAFPLAYAVIADALTIPLLLMLLGLIFRGVAFEFRFKATESHRDFWDKSFIVGSILATFCQGVVVGAVVSGFQVSGRAFSGTQLDWLTPFNLFCGLGLVITYALLGATWLIIKSEDPLQSRMRQLSRPLLIVLLLVMAVVSLWTPLTQSAIAERWFSLPNLYYFLPVPLLVIVFSLWLWRSLQRPDTHTRAFVLTLGLIFLGFSGLGISIWPHIIPPDITLHEAAAPPQSQGFMLVGALIIIPIILAYTFWSYYVFRGKVRHGEGYH; translated from the coding sequence ATGACACTCGATCTTTCTGTAATCTGGTTCGCCATCATCGTCTTCGCCACGCTGATGTATATCGTGATGGATGGCTTCGATCTGGGGATTGGCATCCTGTTTCCGTTTATTCGCGATAAGCACGACCGCGACGTGATGGTTAATTCGGTCGCCCCGGTCTGGGACGGCAACGAAACCTGGCTGGTGATGGGCGGCGCGGGGCTGTTTGGCGCCTTCCCGCTGGCCTACGCGGTTATTGCCGATGCGCTCACCATCCCGCTGCTGCTGATGCTGCTCGGGCTGATTTTTCGCGGCGTGGCCTTTGAGTTTCGCTTTAAGGCCACCGAGTCGCACCGCGATTTCTGGGATAAGTCGTTTATCGTCGGCTCCATCCTCGCCACCTTCTGTCAGGGGGTGGTGGTCGGGGCGGTAGTCAGCGGTTTTCAGGTGAGCGGCCGCGCCTTCAGCGGAACGCAGCTGGACTGGCTGACGCCGTTTAACCTGTTCTGCGGCCTGGGGCTGGTTATCACCTACGCCTTGCTGGGCGCCACCTGGTTGATTATTAAAAGCGAAGATCCGTTGCAAAGCCGGATGCGGCAGCTGTCCCGTCCGCTGCTGATTGTCCTGCTGCTGGTGATGGCGGTGGTCAGCCTGTGGACGCCGCTGACCCAGAGCGCGATCGCCGAACGCTGGTTCTCGTTACCGAACCTGTATTACTTCCTGCCGGTTCCGCTGTTAGTGATTGTTTTCAGCCTGTGGCTCTGGCGCAGCCTGCAACGTCCGGACACCCATACCCGCGCGTTTGTGCTGACGCTGGGGCTTATCTTCCTCGGCTTTAGCGGACTGGGAATCAGCATCTGGCCGCATATTATTCCGCCGGATATCACCCTGCATGAAGCCGCCGCGCCGCCGCAAAGCCAGGGCTTTATGCTGGTAGGGGCGCTGATTATCATCCCGATCATTCTGGCGTATACGTTCTGGAGCTACTACGTTTTCCGCGGGAAAGTCAGGCATGGGGAGGGCTATCACTGA
- the paoA gene encoding aldehyde dehydrogenase iron-sulfur subunit PaoA encodes MSNQGNTQGENHLPVTPPPETLSLTLNVNGEPQQLTVDTRTTLLDALREHLHLTGSKKGCDHGQCGACTVLLNGRRINACLTLAVMHEGAEITTIEGLGTPDDLHPMQAAFVRHDGYQCGYCTPGQICSSVAMLKEIEEGIPSHVTLDLVSPPEMSADEIRERMSGNICRCGAYSNILAAIEDAAGELKS; translated from the coding sequence ATGAGCAACCAAGGCAATACTCAGGGTGAGAATCATTTACCCGTAACGCCGCCACCTGAAACCCTTTCCCTGACGCTGAACGTCAATGGCGAACCGCAGCAGTTAACCGTGGACACCCGAACGACGTTGCTGGACGCCCTGCGCGAACATCTGCACCTCACCGGCAGCAAAAAAGGCTGCGATCACGGACAGTGCGGCGCCTGTACCGTTCTGCTGAATGGTCGCCGGATCAACGCCTGCCTGACCCTGGCGGTAATGCATGAGGGCGCCGAAATCACCACTATTGAAGGGCTCGGCACGCCTGACGATCTGCATCCCATGCAGGCCGCTTTTGTCCGGCATGACGGCTACCAGTGCGGCTACTGCACGCCGGGGCAGATCTGTTCGTCGGTGGCGATGCTCAAAGAGATCGAAGAGGGCATTCCCAGCCACGTCACGCTGGATCTGGTTTCTCCGCCGGAGATGAGCGCTGACGAAATCCGCGAACGCATGAGCGGCAATATCTGCCGCTGCGGGGCCTACAGCAATATCCTCGCCGCCATTGAAGACGCCGCCGGGGAGCTGAAATCATGA
- a CDS encoding peptide MFS transporter gives MHSSVNKNESRTFFGHPYPLGSLFFTEMWERFSFYGIRPLLILFMAATVYDGGMGLARENASAIVGIFAGTMYLAALPGGWLADNWLGQQRAVWYGSILIALGHLSIALSAWMGDNLFFIGLMFIVLGSGLFKTCISVMVGTLYKKGDARRDGGFSLFYMGINIGSFIAPLISGWLIKSHGWHWGFGIGGIGMLVALIIFRLFAVPAMKRYDSEVGLDSTWNSPVAKKNGVGAWLLALAVGITILVTLIAQGVIVINPVAVASMLVYVIAASVALYFIYLFAFAGLTRKERARLLVCFILLVSAAFFWSAFEQKPTSFNLFANDYTNRMVGDFEIPAVWFQSINALFIILLAPVFSWAWPALARKNVRPGSISKFVIGILCAAAGFGLMMLAAQNVLSNGGAGVSPFWLVGSILMLTLGELCLSPIGLATMTLLAPERMRGQMMGLWFCASALGNLAAGLIGGHVKADQLDMLPDLFARCSVALLICAAVLMVLIVPVRRMLENAQQKTEQKPITHA, from the coding sequence ATGCATTCCTCTGTTAATAAAAACGAAAGCCGGACGTTCTTCGGCCATCCTTATCCGCTGGGGTCGTTGTTCTTCACGGAAATGTGGGAACGCTTTTCGTTTTATGGCATTCGTCCATTACTGATTCTGTTTATGGCCGCCACCGTGTATGACGGCGGGATGGGGCTGGCGCGTGAAAACGCCTCCGCCATCGTCGGGATTTTTGCCGGTACGATGTATCTGGCCGCGCTGCCGGGCGGCTGGCTGGCGGATAACTGGCTCGGCCAGCAGCGGGCGGTATGGTACGGTTCGATTCTTATCGCGCTCGGCCATCTCTCTATCGCGCTCTCCGCCTGGATGGGTGATAACCTGTTTTTCATCGGCCTGATGTTTATCGTGCTCGGTTCCGGCCTGTTCAAGACCTGTATCTCGGTGATGGTCGGTACGCTGTATAAAAAAGGCGACGCCCGCCGCGACGGCGGTTTTTCACTGTTCTACATGGGTATCAACATCGGGTCGTTTATCGCGCCGCTGATCTCCGGCTGGCTGATTAAAAGTCACGGCTGGCACTGGGGCTTTGGTATCGGCGGCATCGGAATGCTGGTGGCGCTGATTATCTTCCGGCTGTTTGCCGTTCCGGCGATGAAGCGTTACGACAGCGAAGTGGGGCTGGACTCCACCTGGAACAGCCCGGTGGCGAAGAAAAACGGCGTGGGCGCATGGCTGCTGGCGCTGGCGGTTGGCATCACTATCCTTGTGACTCTGATTGCGCAAGGGGTGATTGTCATTAACCCGGTGGCGGTGGCCAGTATGCTGGTGTACGTCATTGCCGCTTCGGTGGCGCTGTACTTTATTTATCTGTTTGCCTTTGCCGGGCTGACGCGTAAAGAGCGCGCCCGACTGCTGGTTTGTTTTATTTTGCTGGTTTCCGCCGCCTTCTTCTGGTCGGCCTTCGAGCAGAAACCGACCTCCTTTAACCTGTTTGCCAATGACTACACCAACCGGATGGTAGGCGATTTTGAAATTCCCGCCGTCTGGTTCCAGTCGATCAACGCCTTGTTCATCATCCTGCTGGCGCCGGTCTTCAGCTGGGCATGGCCCGCGCTGGCGCGTAAAAACGTGCGTCCCGGCAGCATCAGCAAATTCGTTATCGGCATTCTCTGCGCGGCGGCGGGCTTTGGCCTGATGATGCTGGCGGCACAAAACGTGCTGAGCAACGGTGGGGCGGGCGTGTCGCCGTTCTGGCTGGTGGGCAGCATCCTGATGCTGACCCTGGGCGAGCTGTGCCTGAGCCCAATCGGTCTGGCGACCATGACGCTGCTGGCGCCGGAAAGAATGCGCGGACAGATGATGGGACTCTGGTTCTGCGCCAGCGCGCTGGGCAACCTGGCGGCGGGGCTTATCGGTGGACACGTAAAGGCCGACCAGCTGGATATGCTGCCGGATCTCTTCGCACGCTGCTCTGTTGCGCTGCTGATCTGCGCTGCGGTATTAATGGTGTTGATTGTTCCGGTACGCCGGATGCTGGAAAATGCCCAGCAGAAGACGGAGCAAAAACCGATAACGCATGCCTGA
- a CDS encoding autotransporter outer membrane beta-barrel domain-containing protein yields MKSQLISFRSSLLAIAISAALSAGAAANNGNLLSFSPPASITDTVTINEDVTLSEHENTDAKWNEFSSLRVGYNGNGTLLIDNRSITTRAGIIGNAASGNVTLVNGASWTLKGLNLVLGTDNGSGKLFVNSGSHISGIDELRIGEHAAGAEGEVIIEGTGSSVSSNWSVVGDQGHGKLTITNGGALYLNEHMNIGYVGVTELSNYKGYGETLVAGENALLDVTQGIYLGGFATTKNDATGILTVSNGATINSGNLIWLAVGAGSTGILNVGAAQGETEQAAGTINAPRIHLGNTDGVSTAVLNFNHSSDDFLLGANITGTGEVNHIGSGTTTLTGASNYRGTTHVANGTLRAGVNNTLSANSDYQVDSGAHLDLNGYSQTINSLSLAGTATLSGDTQDGSPFTPTTLTINGDYSGDNALLAMRTVLDDDASATDKLVVKGDTAGVTRVSVANAGGGGAQTVEGIRIIDVEGASNGSFVKEGRIVAGAYDYDIKKSDNQNWYLSSLKTVVPPTEPEQPHGPVKPEEPLPPEEPVQPEPLQPEPLPPEEPDTPLPPSADDTHQYRPETGSYLANTLVANTLFTTRLHDRLGETQYTDMLTGEKKVTSLWMRHTGGHNRFKGGSGQVSTQSNRYVMQLGGDIAQWSLDGLDRWHLGLMAGYANGKSRSRASLTGYTSRGEISGYSVGVYGTWYANDADKSGAYVDSWMLYNWFKNTVSGEALASEKYDSDGITASVETGYTFSLGASSDGRTRYWLQPKVQLTWMDVKADNHTEKNGTRVVDDTHGNLQTRLGVKAYMQGHNAIDDGKQRTFQPFVEANWIYNSHNYSVKMDDIHEEVKGLRNVGELKVGVEGQINPRLQLWGNVAQQIGDEGYSDTLGMLGVKYTF; encoded by the coding sequence TCAGCGGCATTATCTGCAGGCGCAGCGGCAAATAACGGCAATCTGCTCTCTTTTTCTCCACCTGCGAGCATAACTGATACGGTTACCATTAACGAGGATGTCACTCTTTCAGAGCATGAGAATACAGATGCAAAATGGAATGAATTCAGCAGCCTGCGGGTAGGTTATAACGGCAACGGAACGCTGCTTATCGACAATCGGAGTATAACCACCAGAGCGGGAATTATTGGCAATGCCGCGTCGGGTAACGTTACCCTCGTCAACGGCGCGTCCTGGACACTGAAAGGGCTGAATCTGGTACTGGGAACTGACAACGGCTCCGGCAAGCTGTTCGTGAATAGCGGTAGCCACATCAGCGGAATTGATGAATTACGCATTGGTGAACATGCCGCAGGCGCAGAAGGCGAAGTGATAATCGAGGGAACGGGTTCTTCGGTTTCCTCCAACTGGTCGGTAGTGGGCGATCAGGGACACGGAAAGTTGACCATCACCAACGGCGGCGCGCTGTACCTGAACGAGCATATGAACATTGGCTATGTCGGTGTGACCGAATTGTCCAATTATAAGGGCTATGGCGAAACGCTGGTCGCTGGCGAAAATGCGCTGCTGGACGTCACGCAGGGGATCTATCTTGGCGGATTCGCCACCACGAAAAACGACGCCACCGGTATTCTGACCGTCAGCAACGGTGCGACGATCAATTCCGGCAACCTGATCTGGCTGGCGGTAGGAGCAGGCAGCACCGGTATTCTAAACGTTGGCGCCGCGCAGGGAGAGACAGAACAGGCGGCGGGAACGATTAACGCGCCGCGGATCCATCTTGGCAATACCGATGGCGTCAGCACAGCGGTGCTCAATTTCAACCATTCCAGCGACGATTTCCTGCTCGGCGCGAATATTACCGGTACTGGCGAAGTGAACCATATCGGTTCGGGCACCACCACCCTTACCGGAGCGAGTAATTACCGGGGAACCACCCACGTCGCCAACGGTACGCTGCGCGCTGGCGTGAATAATACGCTGAGCGCGAATTCGGATTATCAGGTGGACAGCGGCGCGCATCTCGATCTCAATGGCTATTCGCAAACCATCAACTCGCTTTCGCTGGCGGGAACCGCGACGCTTTCAGGTGATACGCAGGACGGCAGCCCGTTTACGCCCACCACGCTGACCATTAACGGCGATTACAGCGGTGATAACGCTCTGCTGGCGATGCGTACCGTGCTGGATGATGACGCTTCCGCTACCGATAAGCTGGTGGTGAAAGGCGATACGGCGGGCGTCACCCGCGTCAGCGTCGCCAACGCCGGCGGCGGCGGCGCGCAGACGGTTGAAGGTATCCGCATTATCGACGTGGAAGGCGCGTCCAACGGCAGCTTTGTCAAAGAGGGGCGTATCGTCGCGGGCGCTTATGATTATGATATTAAGAAGAGTGATAACCAGAACTGGTATCTGAGCAGCTTAAAAACGGTTGTACCGCCAACTGAACCTGAGCAGCCTCATGGACCGGTAAAACCAGAGGAACCTTTGCCGCCAGAGGAGCCCGTACAGCCTGAGCCGCTACAGCCTGAGCCATTACCGCCTGAAGAGCCCGATACGCCGCTCCCGCCGTCTGCGGATGATACGCATCAGTATCGCCCGGAAACGGGCAGCTATCTGGCGAACACCCTTGTCGCCAACACGCTCTTTACCACCCGGCTGCATGATCGTCTGGGGGAAACCCAGTATACCGATATGCTGACCGGCGAGAAAAAAGTGACCAGCCTGTGGATGCGTCATACTGGCGGACATAATCGCTTCAAAGGCGGTTCCGGCCAGGTGAGCACTCAGAGCAACCGCTATGTGATGCAGCTCGGCGGCGATATCGCGCAGTGGAGCCTCGACGGTCTGGATCGCTGGCATCTGGGGCTGATGGCAGGCTACGCCAACGGCAAAAGCCGCAGCCGCGCCAGCCTGACCGGTTATACCTCGCGTGGGGAGATCAGCGGATACAGCGTCGGGGTTTACGGCACCTGGTACGCCAACGATGCGGATAAATCCGGCGCTTACGTCGACAGCTGGATGCTGTACAACTGGTTCAAGAACACCGTTTCCGGAGAGGCGCTGGCGTCGGAAAAATATGATTCTGACGGCATCACCGCCTCTGTAGAGACCGGGTATACCTTCAGCCTCGGCGCCAGCAGCGATGGCCGTACCCGTTACTGGCTGCAACCGAAAGTCCAGCTCACCTGGATGGACGTGAAGGCGGATAACCACACCGAGAAAAATGGAACCCGCGTCGTTGATGATACTCACGGTAACCTGCAAACGCGTCTTGGGGTAAAAGCGTACATGCAGGGTCATAACGCGATTGATGACGGCAAACAGCGCACCTTCCAGCCGTTTGTCGAAGCCAACTGGATCTACAACAGCCATAACTACAGCGTGAAGATGGATGATATCCACGAAGAGGTGAAAGGCTTACGTAACGTTGGCGAACTGAAAGTCGGCGTTGAAGGCCAGATCAACCCGCGCCTGCAGCTGTGGGGCAACGTCGCCCAACAGATTGGCGATGAGGGTTACAGCGATACGCTGGGAATGCTGGGTGTGAAATATACCTTCTGA
- a CDS encoding cytochrome ubiquinol oxidase subunit I codes for MDIDAFLLARIQFAFTVSFHIIFPAITIGLASYLAVLEGLWLKTNNPVWRSLYQFWVKVFAVNFGMGVVSGLVMAYQFGTNWSGFSQFAGSITGPLLTYEVLTAFFLEAGFLGVMLFGWNKVGPGLHFLSTCMVALGTLMSTFWILASNSWMHTPQGFEVVNGQVVPVDWFAVIFNPSFPYRLLHMSVAAFLSSAMFVGASAAWHLLKGNDTPAIRKMFSMALWMAMLVAPVQALIGDMHGLNTLEHQPVKIAAIEGHWENRPDEPTPLTLVGWPDMEAEETRYALEIPALGSLILTHSLDKQVPALKDYPKDERPNSTIVFWSFRLMVGMGVLMILLGLASLWLRYKNRLYQSRPFMHFALWMGPSGLIAILAGWVTTEVGRQPWVVYGLQRTRDAVSAHSTLQMSISLLAFFVVYSLVFGVGYLYMIRLIQKGPQPFEPPTSETDGRPARPISAVGEPLDQEKR; via the coding sequence ATGGATATTGATGCGTTTTTGCTGGCACGAATCCAGTTTGCCTTTACCGTTTCTTTTCATATTATTTTCCCGGCCATTACCATTGGATTAGCCAGTTATCTGGCTGTACTGGAAGGCCTTTGGCTGAAAACAAATAATCCGGTCTGGCGCTCGTTATACCAGTTCTGGGTGAAAGTGTTTGCGGTGAATTTCGGCATGGGGGTGGTGTCCGGGCTGGTCATGGCCTATCAGTTTGGCACCAACTGGAGCGGATTTTCCCAGTTTGCCGGTAGTATCACCGGCCCGTTGCTGACCTATGAAGTATTGACGGCATTCTTCCTCGAAGCCGGTTTCCTCGGAGTGATGCTGTTTGGCTGGAATAAGGTCGGACCGGGTCTGCACTTCCTTTCCACCTGTATGGTCGCGCTGGGTACGCTGATGTCCACCTTCTGGATCCTCGCCTCGAACAGCTGGATGCACACGCCGCAGGGCTTTGAAGTGGTCAACGGCCAGGTGGTGCCGGTGGACTGGTTCGCCGTCATCTTTAACCCGTCATTTCCCTACCGTCTGCTGCATATGTCGGTGGCGGCCTTCCTCAGCAGCGCGATGTTTGTCGGCGCGTCGGCGGCCTGGCACCTGCTGAAGGGCAACGATACGCCCGCCATCCGTAAAATGTTTTCGATGGCGCTGTGGATGGCCATGCTGGTGGCGCCGGTACAGGCGTTGATTGGCGATATGCACGGGCTGAATACCCTTGAGCATCAGCCGGTGAAAATCGCCGCCATTGAAGGGCACTGGGAAAACAGGCCGGACGAACCGACGCCGCTCACGCTGGTGGGCTGGCCGGATATGGAGGCTGAAGAAACGCGCTATGCGCTGGAGATCCCCGCCTTAGGCAGCCTGATCCTCACTCACAGCCTCGATAAACAGGTGCCTGCGCTGAAAGATTACCCGAAAGATGAACGCCCCAACTCAACCATTGTGTTCTGGTCGTTCCGCCTGATGGTCGGGATGGGCGTGCTGATGATTCTGCTGGGGCTCGCCAGCCTGTGGCTGCGCTATAAAAACCGGCTCTATCAGTCGCGTCCGTTTATGCATTTTGCCCTGTGGATGGGGCCATCGGGGCTTATCGCCATTCTTGCCGGTTGGGTGACGACGGAGGTCGGGCGGCAGCCGTGGGTGGTGTACGGCCTGCAGCGCACCCGCGACGCCGTATCGGCGCACAGCACCTTACAGATGAGCATCAGCCTGCTGGCCTTCTTCGTGGTCTATTCGCTGGTGTTCGGCGTCGGCTACCTTTATATGATCCGCCTGATCCAGAAGGGGCCGCAGCCGTTTGAGCCGCCGACTTCGGAAACCGATGGCCGACCGGCACGACCCATCTCCGCGGTAGGAGAACCGCTCGATCAGGAGAAACGCTGA